One Pseudomonas sp. FP1742 genomic window carries:
- a CDS encoding 8-oxoguanine deaminase — MPATRTWLKNPLAIFTANALDARGGLVLQDGLIVEVLGVGQQPSAPCGQIFDAREHVILPGLINTHHHFYQTLTRAWAPVVNQPLFPWLKTLYPVWARLTPEKLALASKVALAELLLSGCTTAADHHYLFPEGLENAIDVQVESVRELGMRAMLTRGSMSLGEKDGGLPPQQTVQEGEVILADSQRLIAEYHERGDGAQIQIALAPCSPFSVTPQIMSASAELANTLDVRLHTHLAETLDEEDFCLQRFGLRTVDYLDSVGWLGPRTWLAHGIHFNPDEIARLGAAGTGICHCPSSNMRLASGICPTLDLTAAGALLGLGVDGSASNDASNMMLETRQALYIQRLRYGAQKITPELVLGWATKGSAQLLGRSDIGELAAGKQADLALFKLDELRFSGSHDPVSALLLCGADRADRVMIGGKWRVIDGQVEGLDLKGLIADHNQAARQLIAGT; from the coding sequence ATGCCTGCGACCCGTACCTGGTTAAAAAATCCCCTCGCCATTTTCACGGCCAACGCGCTCGATGCCCGTGGCGGTCTGGTGCTGCAAGACGGTTTGATCGTCGAAGTGCTCGGCGTCGGCCAGCAACCGTCCGCCCCCTGTGGACAAATCTTCGATGCCCGCGAACATGTGATCTTGCCGGGGCTGATCAACACCCATCACCACTTCTATCAAACCCTGACCCGCGCCTGGGCGCCGGTGGTCAATCAGCCGTTGTTCCCGTGGTTGAAAACCCTCTATCCGGTCTGGGCGAGGCTCACGCCGGAAAAACTCGCCCTCGCCAGCAAAGTCGCGTTGGCCGAGTTGCTGTTGTCCGGCTGCACCACCGCGGCCGATCACCATTACCTGTTTCCTGAGGGCCTGGAAAACGCGATCGATGTACAGGTCGAGAGTGTCCGCGAACTGGGCATGCGCGCCATGCTCACTCGCGGTTCGATGAGCCTCGGTGAAAAAGACGGAGGGCTGCCGCCGCAGCAGACTGTCCAGGAAGGCGAAGTGATTCTCGCCGACAGCCAACGCTTGATTGCCGAGTACCACGAACGTGGTGACGGCGCGCAAATCCAGATCGCTTTGGCGCCCTGCTCGCCATTTTCAGTAACCCCGCAAATCATGTCCGCCAGCGCCGAATTGGCAAACACCCTCGACGTGCGCCTGCACACTCACCTGGCCGAAACCCTCGACGAAGAAGACTTCTGCCTGCAACGCTTCGGCCTGCGTACCGTGGATTATCTGGACAGCGTCGGCTGGCTCGGCCCCCGTACCTGGCTGGCCCACGGCATTCATTTCAACCCCGACGAAATCGCCCGCCTCGGCGCCGCCGGCACCGGTATTTGCCATTGCCCGAGTTCGAACATGCGCCTGGCTTCCGGCATTTGTCCAACGCTGGACCTGACCGCCGCGGGCGCGCTGTTGGGGCTTGGCGTGGACGGCTCGGCGTCCAACGACGCCTCGAATATGATGCTCGAAACCCGACAGGCGCTGTACATCCAGCGCCTGCGTTATGGCGCGCAGAAGATCACCCCGGAATTGGTGTTGGGTTGGGCGACCAAGGGTTCGGCGCAGTTGCTCGGGCGCAGCGATATCGGCGAACTGGCGGCGGGCAAGCAGGCCGATCTGGCGCTATTCAAACTGGATGAACTGCGCTTCTCCGGCAGCCACGATCCGGTGTCAGCGCTGCTGCTATGCGGCGCGGACCGGGCAGACCGGGTGATGATCGGCGGCAAGTGGCGGGTGATCGATGGGCAAGTTGAGGGGCTGGATCTGAAAGGGTTGATCGCCGATCACAATCAAGCGGCTCGGCAGTTGATCGCCGGCACCTGA